The proteins below are encoded in one region of Streptomyces marianii:
- a CDS encoding TetR/AcrR family transcriptional regulator has translation MARMPSAARRRQLIEAAIRAMTRDGVPRTTTRSIAAEADVSLSVFHYCFDSKQELLESVIEAITEHYVAVVREAIRPKATLRETVRAGFQAYWDHVCANPGEHMLTYELTQYALRQPGFEQLARRQYQLYTDTFTELIDQLRHDMGLEPSVPVAVLAHYLAVMTDGLTLNFLVLGDATAASDVLDTIADQVVHLFRTENRPTAPGAT, from the coding sequence ATGGCACGGATGCCGTCGGCCGCACGGCGCCGGCAGCTGATCGAGGCGGCGATCCGGGCGATGACCCGTGACGGCGTCCCCAGGACGACGACACGCTCGATCGCCGCCGAGGCGGATGTGTCGCTGAGCGTCTTCCACTACTGCTTCGACTCCAAGCAGGAACTGCTGGAGTCGGTCATCGAGGCGATCACCGAGCACTACGTCGCGGTGGTGCGGGAGGCGATCCGGCCCAAGGCGACCCTGCGTGAGACGGTCCGCGCGGGGTTCCAGGCCTACTGGGACCATGTCTGCGCCAACCCCGGTGAACACATGCTCACCTACGAGCTCACCCAGTACGCCCTGCGCCAGCCGGGGTTCGAGCAACTGGCACGCCGTCAGTACCAGCTGTACACCGACACGTTCACCGAGCTCATCGACCAGCTGCGGCACGACATGGGGCTCGAGCCGAGCGTCCCCGTCGCGGTCCTGGCGCACTACCTGGCCGTCATGACCGACGGGCTCACCCTGAACTTCCTGGTCCTCGGCGACGCGACCGCCGCCTCGGACGTCCTGGACACGATCGCCGACCAGGTCGTGCATCTCTTCCGCACCGAGAACCGGCCGACCGCCCCCGGGGCCACCTGA
- a CDS encoding sugar ABC transporter substrate-binding protein, with protein MPVPPRRSQSRRGRGGRRPWTRGGPARALAAATAAAALAGLTACGTAGEAGEDAGGTSGADGFTIGLLLPDVHTARWATADKPLIQAKVKALCPDCRLLHAYASADVATQQQQIESMIAKGAKVLILDPVDDKALRSSIARARDANVPVVSYDRLAQGPISAYSSYDSEEIGRIQAQELLKAMGPKARGGQIVMMNGDPTDPNTRDLRRGALSVLQGKVKIARSYYTGGWIPENAFRNMSAAIAELGPDRIDGVLSANDGLAGGVVTALKAAGVKPLPPVTGQDADLSAVRRIVKGEQYMTVYKSFEAEAEAAAEMAVALGRGEKLDDVARDRVRNDTDDDIPAVLGPLVPVTADNIEETVVENGLYTVDQICTPAVEAACRKAGLTG; from the coding sequence ATGCCGGTTCCACCTCGCCGCTCGCAGAGCCGCCGAGGCCGCGGCGGAAGGAGGCCGTGGACGCGCGGCGGTCCGGCCCGCGCCCTGGCCGCCGCCACGGCGGCCGCTGCGCTGGCCGGTCTCACGGCCTGCGGGACGGCCGGGGAGGCGGGCGAGGACGCGGGCGGCACCTCGGGCGCGGACGGCTTCACGATCGGGCTGCTGCTCCCGGACGTCCACACCGCACGCTGGGCGACCGCCGACAAGCCCCTCATCCAGGCGAAGGTCAAGGCGCTGTGCCCCGACTGCAGGCTGCTGCACGCCTACGCCTCCGCGGACGTGGCCACTCAGCAGCAGCAGATCGAGTCCATGATCGCGAAGGGGGCAAAGGTCCTGATCCTCGACCCCGTCGACGACAAGGCACTGCGGTCCTCGATCGCCCGGGCCCGGGACGCGAACGTGCCGGTGGTCTCGTACGACCGCCTCGCCCAAGGGCCCATCTCCGCCTACTCCAGCTACGACTCGGAGGAGATCGGCAGGATCCAGGCCCAGGAGCTCCTCAAGGCGATGGGACCCAAGGCCCGCGGCGGCCAGATCGTGATGATGAACGGCGACCCCACCGACCCCAACACCCGGGATCTGCGCCGGGGCGCACTGTCCGTGCTCCAGGGCAAGGTGAAGATCGCCAGGTCCTACTACACCGGCGGTTGGATACCGGAGAACGCCTTCCGGAACATGTCCGCCGCGATCGCCGAACTGGGCCCGGACCGCATCGACGGCGTGCTGTCGGCCAACGACGGGCTGGCGGGCGGTGTCGTCACGGCGCTCAAGGCGGCCGGGGTCAAACCGCTGCCGCCCGTCACCGGACAGGACGCCGACCTGTCCGCCGTCCGCAGGATCGTCAAGGGCGAGCAGTACATGACCGTCTACAAGTCCTTCGAGGCGGAAGCCGAGGCCGCCGCGGAGATGGCCGTCGCCCTGGGACGCGGCGAGAAGCTCGACGACGTCGCCCGGGACCGGGTGCGCAACGACACCGACGACGACATCCCCGCGGTCCTGGGGCCCCTGGTGCCCGTGACCGCGGACAACATCGAGGAGACGGTGGTCGAGAACGGCCTCTACACGGTCGACCAGATCTGCACCCCGGCGGTCGAGGCCGCCTGCCGGAAAGCGGGACTCACCGGATAG
- a CDS encoding ATP-binding cassette domain-containing protein produces MVHVPSAPLLAMRGISKRYGAVWALTDIELEIHAGEVVALVGDNGAGKSTLVKVITGVGPADKGVIEWNGRPVRISRPRDAQALGITSVYQDLALCETLDVVGNIFLGHELGGSGILDEVSMERRAQELDVLESLSTRLPSFRVPVASLSAGQRQTVAIARALLSEPRLLILDEPTAALGVRQTAQFLDLIERLRDRGLGVLLVSHNLGDVKAVADQVAVLHLGRNNGFFSVPTTSQEQIVSSMTGATNNAVTHRRDRWGEVLW; encoded by the coding sequence ATGGTTCACGTGCCGAGCGCCCCACTCCTGGCGATGCGGGGGATCAGCAAGCGGTACGGCGCCGTGTGGGCACTGACCGACATCGAGCTGGAGATCCACGCCGGCGAGGTCGTCGCCCTGGTCGGCGACAACGGGGCGGGCAAGTCCACGCTGGTCAAGGTGATCACCGGGGTCGGACCCGCCGACAAGGGCGTCATCGAGTGGAACGGCCGCCCCGTGAGGATCTCCCGCCCCCGTGACGCCCAGGCCCTGGGCATCACCAGCGTCTATCAGGACCTCGCCCTGTGCGAGACGCTCGACGTCGTCGGCAACATCTTCCTGGGGCACGAACTCGGCGGGAGCGGGATCCTCGACGAGGTGTCCATGGAGCGACGGGCCCAGGAGCTGGACGTCCTGGAGTCGCTGTCGACGCGCCTCCCCAGCTTCCGGGTGCCCGTCGCCTCGCTTTCGGCGGGGCAGCGGCAGACGGTCGCCATCGCCCGCGCGCTGCTCAGCGAACCCAGGCTGCTCATCCTGGACGAGCCCACCGCCGCGCTGGGGGTCAGACAGACCGCCCAGTTCCTGGACCTGATCGAACGGCTGCGGGACCGAGGGCTCGGAGTGCTCCTGGTGAGCCACAACCTCGGCGACGTCAAGGCGGTCGCGGACCAGGTCGCGGTGCTCCACCTCGGCCGCAACAACGGCTTCTTCAGCGTGCCGACCACCTCCCAGGAGCAGATCGTCTCCTCCATGACCGGCGCCACCAACAACGCCGTGACCCATCGCCGGGACCGGTGGGGGGAGGTGCTGTGGTGA
- a CDS encoding sugar ABC transporter permease, which yields MKRTGASERTGATGPGEGAPRGTPARADRGRADADRGFRSHAGDFARRMRSGEFGAVPGVAAVALLWIIFQSLDQQFLSPRNLSNLSIDIVGTGMIALGLVFVLLLGDVDLSVGSVSGLTAAVFAVLNVNQGMPEWAAVLAALVVGAAVGAAQGFFSARLGVPAFVVTLAGLLAWNGLMLYVLGASGTINLPEAGFVHALTSYYFRETAVAYGLAALSVAMFFLASYRDSRRRRSVGVMYRPLGVVVVRTAAVAVVAFAAAYMLNRFQGLPLALLIFLVFVVGLDFVLRRTFYGRKIVAIGGGREAARRAGINVVWLRISAFMVSGTLAAVGGLFLASRVAAVGQTSGSSILLINAIAAAVIGGVSLFGGRGTTWSVLLGMLVIQSIASGMVLLGIPTPMQSVITGCVLLAAVVLDSLARHSQKAHGRA from the coding sequence GTGAAGCGGACCGGGGCGTCGGAGCGCACGGGGGCAACCGGCCCCGGCGAGGGCGCGCCCCGGGGCACCCCCGCGCGCGCCGACCGGGGCCGCGCGGACGCCGACAGGGGTTTCAGGAGCCACGCCGGGGACTTCGCCCGCCGGATGCGCAGCGGCGAGTTCGGCGCGGTCCCGGGAGTCGCCGCCGTCGCCCTGCTGTGGATCATCTTCCAGAGCCTGGACCAGCAGTTCCTCTCTCCGCGCAATCTTTCCAACCTCAGCATCGACATCGTCGGCACGGGCATGATCGCGCTCGGCCTGGTCTTCGTGCTGCTCCTCGGCGACGTGGATCTGTCCGTCGGCTCCGTCAGCGGGCTCACGGCCGCCGTATTCGCCGTGCTCAACGTGAACCAGGGCATGCCGGAGTGGGCGGCCGTACTCGCGGCCCTGGTGGTGGGCGCGGCGGTCGGCGCCGCCCAGGGCTTCTTCTCGGCCCGGCTCGGCGTCCCGGCCTTCGTCGTCACACTGGCGGGTCTGCTGGCCTGGAACGGGCTCATGCTGTACGTGCTGGGCGCCAGCGGCACCATCAACCTCCCCGAAGCGGGCTTCGTCCACGCCCTGACCAGCTACTACTTCCGGGAGACCGCGGTCGCCTACGGGCTGGCCGCCCTGAGCGTGGCCATGTTCTTCCTGGCGTCGTACCGGGACTCCCGCCGGCGCCGGTCCGTCGGTGTGATGTACCGGCCACTCGGCGTCGTCGTCGTGCGCACCGCCGCGGTGGCGGTGGTCGCGTTCGCCGCCGCGTACATGCTGAACCGCTTCCAGGGCCTGCCGCTCGCCCTGCTGATCTTCCTGGTCTTCGTCGTCGGCCTGGACTTCGTGTTGCGTCGCACCTTCTACGGCCGCAAGATCGTCGCCATCGGCGGCGGTCGCGAGGCGGCCCGCCGCGCCGGGATCAACGTGGTGTGGCTGCGGATCTCGGCGTTCATGGTGTCCGGGACGCTGGCCGCGGTCGGCGGGCTCTTCCTGGCCTCCAGGGTGGCCGCGGTCGGCCAGACGTCGGGCTCCAGCATCCTCCTGATCAACGCGATCGCCGCGGCCGTGATCGGCGGCGTCAGCCTGTTCGGCGGACGGGGGACGACATGGTCCGTGCTGCTGGGCATGCTCGTCATCCAGTCGATCGCGTCGGGCATGGTCCTGCTGGGCATCCCGACGCCGATGCAGTCGGTGATCACGGGATGTGTGCTGCTCGCCGCGGTGGTCCTCGACTCGTTGGCACGGCATTCGCAGAAGGCGCACGGCAGGGCGTGA
- a CDS encoding NADPH:quinone reductase, producing the protein MKAIIYRDNGAPDVLQFVDRDLPSPGPGEVRVRVAVSGVNPTDWQARSGAGHPKHFSEVTPHLDGAGTIDAVGEGVDRSRVGQRVWVFMAAAGRPTGTAAEFTVVPAGQAVPLPDEAGFDIGAALGVPALTAHRALTVAEDGPRRLRPGALDGEVVLAAGGAGAVGHAVIQLARWAGATVISTISSPEKARLATAAGAHHVINYREGDPAAEIRKIAPDGVDIVAEVALGANLALDLAVLRTRGTISTYANDGGKPVELNVLQNMVLNTRFQFLVLYTAGPEPRAAAAQDVAAAVRDGALPVGEEHGLPLIRFPLDRTADAHRAVESRAVGKVLVDVRP; encoded by the coding sequence ATGAAGGCCATCATCTACCGCGACAACGGCGCCCCCGACGTTCTCCAGTTCGTCGACCGTGACCTGCCGTCGCCGGGCCCCGGCGAGGTTCGCGTCCGGGTCGCCGTGTCCGGGGTCAACCCGACCGACTGGCAGGCGCGCTCCGGCGCCGGCCACCCCAAGCACTTCTCCGAGGTCACCCCGCACCTCGACGGCGCCGGCACGATCGACGCCGTCGGTGAGGGTGTCGACCGGAGCCGGGTCGGTCAGCGGGTCTGGGTGTTCATGGCGGCCGCCGGGCGGCCCACCGGCACCGCCGCCGAGTTCACCGTCGTACCCGCCGGCCAGGCCGTGCCGCTGCCCGACGAGGCCGGCTTCGACATCGGCGCCGCACTCGGAGTCCCCGCGTTGACCGCGCACCGCGCGCTCACCGTCGCCGAGGACGGGCCGCGTCGGCTGCGGCCCGGTGCGCTCGATGGAGAGGTGGTGCTCGCCGCGGGCGGGGCCGGAGCGGTCGGGCACGCGGTGATCCAGCTCGCCCGATGGGCCGGCGCCACCGTGATCAGCACGATCAGCAGCCCGGAGAAAGCCCGGCTGGCCACCGCCGCCGGAGCCCACCACGTGATCAACTACCGCGAGGGCGACCCGGCCGCCGAGATCCGCAAGATCGCCCCGGACGGCGTCGACATCGTCGCAGAGGTGGCGCTGGGCGCGAACCTCGCACTGGACCTGGCCGTGCTGCGAACCCGCGGCACGATCTCGACCTACGCCAACGACGGTGGCAAGCCGGTCGAACTGAACGTGCTGCAGAACATGGTGCTGAACACACGCTTCCAGTTCCTGGTCCTCTACACGGCCGGTCCGGAGCCACGCGCCGCGGCCGCCCAGGACGTCGCCGCCGCAGTGCGCGACGGCGCGCTGCCGGTCGGCGAGGAGCACGGCCTGCCGCTGATCCGCTTTCCCCTCGACCGCACGGCCGACGCGCACCGAGCGGTCGAGAGCCGCGCGGTCGGCAAAGTCCTGGTGGACGTCAGGCCCTGA
- a CDS encoding aldo/keto reductase, translated as MITATASLAARTVFRIGYGALQLERLHDRRGEAVALLRRAIELGVDHVDTAQFYGFGFANDVLREVLHPEDGVLVVTKVGADPNPGGDLPLRLAQRPEQLRASVEDNLRGLGLDRLAVVNLRRLDSGPGLRPEGDQVVDLDDQLAVMTALRDEGKIGAIGLSGITLDVLRRALPAGIVCVQNAYGLVSRGDEEVLRLCETEGIAWVPFFPLGGAIPGLPQVTDEPAVLAVAESLGVTPAQVGLAWLLHHAPNVLLIPGTANAVHLEANMAVSEITFDAATLATLGAIESRSNEVPIG; from the coding sequence ATGATTACCGCGACCGCTTCGTTAGCCGCCCGCACCGTCTTCCGCATCGGCTACGGCGCGTTGCAGCTCGAGCGCCTGCACGACCGCCGCGGCGAGGCCGTCGCGTTGCTGCGCCGCGCGATCGAGCTGGGCGTCGACCACGTGGACACCGCCCAGTTCTACGGCTTCGGTTTCGCCAACGACGTGCTCCGCGAGGTGCTGCACCCCGAGGACGGCGTCCTGGTCGTCACGAAGGTCGGCGCCGACCCCAACCCGGGCGGGGATCTGCCGTTGCGTCTGGCGCAGCGGCCCGAGCAACTGCGCGCCAGCGTCGAGGACAACCTGCGCGGTCTCGGTCTCGACCGGCTCGCTGTCGTCAACCTGCGGCGCCTCGACTCCGGCCCCGGGCTGCGTCCCGAGGGCGACCAGGTCGTCGACCTCGACGACCAGCTCGCGGTGATGACCGCCCTGCGCGACGAGGGCAAGATCGGTGCGATCGGTCTGAGCGGCATCACCCTCGACGTCCTGCGCCGTGCCCTGCCGGCGGGCATCGTCTGCGTGCAGAACGCGTATGGACTCGTCTCCCGCGGTGACGAGGAGGTGCTGCGGCTGTGTGAGACGGAGGGCATCGCCTGGGTGCCGTTCTTCCCGCTCGGCGGAGCCATCCCCGGCCTGCCCCAGGTCACCGACGAGCCGGCGGTGCTCGCCGTGGCCGAGTCCCTGGGCGTCACGCCTGCCCAAGTCGGCCTCGCATGGCTGCTGCACCACGCTCCCAACGTGCTGCTCATCCCCGGCACCGCCAACGCCGTCCACCTGGAGGCCAACATGGCGGTCAGCGAGATCACCTTCGACGCCGCGACCCTCGCCACCCTCGGTGCCATCGAGTCCCGCTCCAACGAAGTCCCCATCGGCTGA
- a CDS encoding TetR/AcrR family transcriptional regulator, which translates to MPRLTDARKELRRTQIAEAAVRCFSRNGLERTSIADITAECGLSAGSIYAHYRNKADLVRAAARDVLAKRADVLGEYAAADAPPGPDELLSRLIAAIDPAEARVGVQTWGEATTDPAIHGIVVDMTDRMRAMLRDCVTAWLVKVEHHEPPRARERATPIAHRVMALYQAELLYTALRTPTEETAS; encoded by the coding sequence GTGCCTCGGCTCACCGACGCGCGCAAGGAACTCCGGCGTACTCAGATCGCCGAGGCCGCTGTCCGTTGTTTCAGCCGCAACGGGCTGGAGCGGACCTCGATCGCCGACATCACCGCCGAGTGCGGCCTCTCGGCCGGCTCGATCTATGCGCACTACCGCAACAAGGCCGACCTGGTGCGGGCCGCCGCCCGCGACGTACTCGCCAAGCGCGCCGACGTCCTCGGTGAGTACGCCGCGGCCGACGCCCCACCCGGCCCCGACGAACTGCTCTCCCGCCTGATCGCCGCCATCGACCCCGCCGAGGCCCGGGTCGGCGTGCAGACCTGGGGTGAGGCGACCACCGACCCGGCCATCCACGGCATCGTCGTCGACATGACCGACCGGATGCGCGCGATGCTGCGCGACTGCGTCACGGCCTGGCTCGTCAAGGTCGAGCACCACGAGCCGCCCCGAGCCCGGGAGCGCGCCACCCCGATCGCCCACCGGGTCATGGCGCTCTACCAGGCCGAACTGCTGTACACCGCCTTGCGAACACCGACCGAGGAGACAGCGTCATGA
- a CDS encoding L-threonylcarbamoyladenylate synthase, with protein sequence MAKYFDVHPENPQRRTINTVADTIRSDGLVVYPTDSCFALGCRLGSREGINRIRSIRDLDDRHHFTLVCRDFAQLGQFVHVDKDVFRAVKAATPGSYTFILPATKEVPRQLLHPKKKTVGVRIPEHVVAQALVEELGEPLLSSTLLLPGEDEPMTQGWEIKERLDHVVDAVLDSGDCGTEPTTVIDFSGGEPEIVRRGAGDTARFE encoded by the coding sequence ATGGCGAAGTACTTCGACGTCCATCCCGAGAACCCCCAGCGCCGCACCATCAACACCGTGGCCGACACCATCCGGTCCGACGGCCTCGTCGTGTACCCGACGGACTCCTGTTTCGCCCTGGGCTGCCGCCTCGGCAGCCGGGAGGGCATCAACCGGATCCGCTCGATCCGCGACCTCGACGACCGCCACCACTTCACCCTCGTGTGCCGGGACTTCGCCCAGCTCGGCCAGTTCGTGCACGTCGACAAGGACGTCTTCCGGGCGGTCAAGGCGGCCACCCCCGGCAGCTACACGTTCATCCTGCCGGCGACCAAGGAGGTGCCGCGCCAACTGCTGCACCCGAAGAAGAAGACGGTGGGCGTCCGCATCCCCGAGCACGTCGTCGCGCAGGCGCTCGTCGAGGAGCTCGGCGAGCCCCTGCTGTCCAGCACCCTCCTCCTGCCGGGCGAGGACGAGCCGATGACGCAGGGCTGGGAGATCAAGGAACGGCTCGACCACGTCGTGGACGCCGTGCTCGACTCGGGCGACTGCGGCACCGAGCCGACCACCGTCATCGACTTCTCCGGTGGCGAACCGGAGATCGTGCGCCGGGGCGCCGGTGACACCGCACGGTTCGAGTAG